One stretch of Saccharopolyspora erythraea DNA includes these proteins:
- a CDS encoding MarR family winged helix-turn-helix transcriptional regulator produces MPPQPHARSGPAFLLTQLGTRAAMLFAERVAALDLTPPQVGMLRMIGTEAGLSQQQLAGRLGMLPSKVVSFVDELEGRGLVVRARSARDRRVYELTLTDKGEELMRQVREVAAQHDADFCGPLDTSEREQLAGLLRRLAEHHDLTPGVHPGYRHLG; encoded by the coding sequence GTGCCACCGCAGCCCCACGCAAGATCCGGTCCCGCCTTCCTGCTGACCCAGCTCGGCACGCGCGCCGCGATGCTCTTCGCCGAGCGCGTCGCGGCCCTCGACCTCACGCCGCCGCAGGTCGGCATGCTGCGCATGATCGGCACCGAGGCGGGGCTGAGCCAGCAGCAGCTCGCGGGCAGGCTGGGCATGCTACCGAGCAAGGTCGTCTCGTTCGTCGACGAGCTGGAGGGCCGCGGCCTGGTCGTCCGGGCGCGCAGCGCCCGCGACCGCCGCGTCTACGAGCTGACGCTCACCGACAAGGGCGAGGAGCTGATGCGGCAGGTGCGGGAGGTCGCGGCCCAACACGACGCCGACTTCTGCGGCCCGCTGGACACCTCGGAACGCGAACAGCTGGCCGGCCTCCTGCGGCGCCTGGCCGAGCACCACGACCTGACGCCGGGCGTGCACCCCGGCTACCGCCACCTCGGGTGA
- a CDS encoding ATP-binding cassette domain-containing protein — translation MIHARGLTRSFKVKKESVEAVRGLDLDVDRGQLVAFLGPNGAGKSTSLRMLTSLLPPTSGTATVAGHDVVAEPAAVRARIGYVGQKNSAGENFRVRDELVTQGRCYGLGRSEAGRRADEIMELLELTPLAKRKPGTLSGGQRRRLDIAMGLIHRPELLFLDEPSTGLDPQSRANIWEHVLRLREQHGTTLFLTTHYLEEADTMAERVVIIDHGRIIADGTAEELKSDLAGDRITVVAEDASGAAVAAEIGSRLGESSLEATTVRVRVPNATTALPDYLRALDAAGVKVTAAETSRPTLDDVFLGLTGRSLRESEKEAA, via the coding sequence TTGATCCATGCCCGCGGACTGACCCGCAGTTTCAAGGTCAAGAAGGAGAGCGTCGAGGCGGTGCGGGGTCTCGACCTGGACGTGGACAGAGGGCAGCTCGTCGCGTTCCTCGGCCCCAACGGCGCCGGGAAGTCGACCAGCCTGCGCATGCTGACCTCGCTGCTGCCGCCGACCTCCGGCACGGCCACGGTCGCCGGCCACGACGTGGTGGCCGAGCCCGCCGCGGTGCGCGCACGCATCGGCTACGTCGGCCAGAAGAACAGCGCCGGCGAGAACTTCCGGGTCCGCGACGAGCTGGTGACGCAGGGCCGCTGCTACGGCCTCGGCCGGTCGGAGGCGGGCAGGCGCGCCGACGAGATCATGGAGCTGCTGGAGCTCACGCCGCTGGCCAAGCGCAAGCCGGGCACGCTCTCCGGCGGCCAGCGCCGCAGGCTCGACATCGCGATGGGCCTGATCCACCGGCCGGAACTGCTGTTCCTGGACGAGCCGTCTACCGGCCTGGACCCGCAGAGCCGCGCCAACATCTGGGAGCACGTCCTGCGGCTGCGCGAGCAGCACGGCACCACCCTCTTCCTCACCACGCACTACCTGGAGGAGGCCGACACGATGGCCGAGCGGGTGGTGATCATCGACCACGGCCGGATCATCGCCGACGGCACCGCCGAGGAGCTCAAGAGCGACCTCGCGGGCGACCGCATCACGGTGGTGGCCGAGGACGCATCCGGCGCGGCGGTGGCCGCCGAGATCGGGTCGCGGCTCGGCGAATCGTCGCTGGAGGCCACGACCGTGCGCGTGCGGGTGCCCAATGCCACGACGGCCCTCCCCGACTACCTGCGGGCCCTCGACGCGGCCGGCGTCAAGGTCACCGCGGCCGAGACCTCGCGGCCCACCCTCGACGACGTCTTCCTCGGGCTGACCGGCCGCAGCCTGCGCGAGAGCGAGAAGGAGGCGGCGTGA
- a CDS encoding aldo/keto reductase — protein MTQVPSITLNTGAEMPQLGFGVFQVPADEVVEPVRTAIEAGYRSIDTAKVYGNEEGVGKAIAESGVRREDLFVTTKLWNDDQGYDSTLRAFDESLARLGLDYVDLYLIHWPVPGKDAYVDTWKAFEKLHADGRAKSIGVSNFQIPHLRRLSEETDVVPAVNQIELHPNLPQSNLRAFHSEHGIATEAWSPLGQGKGLLEDQTLRSLADKYAKSPAQITLRWSIQLGNVVIPKSVTPSRVRENLDVFDFELADDDMSVISGLETGNRVGPDPDVLGA, from the coding sequence ATGACTCAGGTTCCCAGCATCACCCTCAACACCGGCGCGGAGATGCCCCAGCTCGGCTTCGGGGTCTTCCAGGTTCCGGCCGACGAGGTGGTGGAACCGGTCCGCACCGCGATCGAGGCCGGCTACCGCAGCATCGACACCGCCAAGGTCTACGGCAACGAGGAAGGTGTCGGCAAGGCCATCGCCGAGTCCGGCGTGCGCCGCGAGGACCTGTTCGTCACCACCAAGCTGTGGAACGACGACCAGGGCTACGACAGCACGCTGCGCGCCTTCGACGAGAGCCTGGCCCGGCTCGGCCTGGACTACGTGGACCTGTACCTGATCCACTGGCCCGTGCCGGGCAAGGACGCCTACGTCGACACCTGGAAGGCGTTCGAGAAGCTGCACGCCGACGGCCGCGCGAAGTCGATCGGCGTGTCCAACTTCCAGATCCCGCACCTGCGCCGGTTGTCCGAGGAGACCGACGTGGTGCCGGCGGTCAACCAGATCGAGCTGCACCCCAACCTCCCGCAGTCCAACCTGCGCGCCTTCCACAGCGAGCACGGCATCGCCACCGAGGCGTGGAGCCCGCTGGGCCAGGGCAAGGGGCTGCTGGAGGACCAGACGCTGCGGTCGCTGGCCGACAAGTACGCCAAGAGCCCGGCGCAGATCACGCTGCGCTGGAGCATCCAGCTCGGCAACGTGGTGATCCCGAAGTCGGTGACGCCCTCCCGCGTGCGGGAGAACCTCGACGTCTTCGACTTCGAGCTGGCCGACGACGACATGTCCGTGATCTCCGGTCTGGAGACCGGCAACCGCGTCGGACCGGACCCGGACGTCCTCGGCGCCTGA
- a CDS encoding zinc finger protein — MYAQHPFHWVPANGARHASIDPQGAGNAYVPGVEITTLCTRRVAAETGDMAWLWETCPECNAAARVLAGLPPMVGAR, encoded by the coding sequence ATGTACGCCCAGCACCCGTTCCACTGGGTGCCCGCCAACGGAGCGAGGCACGCGAGCATCGATCCGCAAGGGGCGGGCAACGCGTATGTCCCCGGCGTCGAGATCACCACGCTGTGCACGCGGCGCGTTGCTGCTGAGACGGGCGACATGGCGTGGTTGTGGGAGACCTGCCCGGAGTGCAACGCCGCCGCCCGGGTGCTCGCGGGGTTGCCTCCGATGGTCGGTGCCCGATGA
- a CDS encoding arylsulfotransferase family protein produces MDRAVRHDSRRTLWWNSLVAGPVVVLAALALLFASATAGSAQFMDEGEGSGAPPQPSHFVTRPDLTPPVVNVETPADGTAPGYVFLAPYGKGAQGGPLIVDDTGQPVWSQPVGDGVGQFGMDFKAQQYQGKPVLTWWQGRPHPGFGSGEYVITNQSYKQIATIRMGNNLQADLHELVITPRDTALVMAYNTVQLDRPVVEGVIQEIDIASGRVLFEWHSLDHVGLDESNVPAPEGKPYDYVHLNSIQETAEGDLLVSARHTSALYLVDRETGAVQWRLGGKRSDFQVAPDAAFAWQHDARRQPDGTLTLFDNASDRPGPASRALVLGVDQQARKVSLVKAFPHPKGTTSVSQSSHQVLPGGNHFVGWGSQANFTEFDAEGNVVMHGEFGDGMPSYRAFRLPWVGAPSEPPVAALQPGADGAPTVYASWNGATEVRGWRVLAGPAADQLRPVADVARSGFETAAALPAPEAFAAVEALDAGGNVIGRSAPVQAPAAVPAFAG; encoded by the coding sequence ATGGACCGGGCAGTCCGGCACGACTCACGCCGAACGCTGTGGTGGAACTCGCTGGTGGCAGGGCCGGTCGTGGTCCTGGCCGCACTCGCGCTGCTCTTCGCCTCCGCGACGGCGGGCAGTGCGCAGTTCATGGACGAGGGCGAGGGCTCCGGGGCCCCGCCGCAGCCCAGCCACTTCGTCACCCGCCCGGACCTCACGCCGCCGGTGGTCAACGTCGAGACGCCGGCCGACGGGACCGCTCCCGGCTACGTCTTCCTGGCCCCCTACGGCAAAGGAGCCCAGGGCGGGCCGCTGATCGTCGACGACACCGGCCAGCCGGTGTGGTCCCAGCCCGTCGGCGACGGCGTCGGCCAGTTCGGCATGGACTTCAAGGCGCAGCAGTACCAGGGCAAGCCGGTGCTCACGTGGTGGCAGGGGCGCCCGCACCCGGGCTTCGGCTCCGGCGAGTACGTGATCACCAACCAGTCCTACAAGCAGATCGCCACCATCCGGATGGGCAACAACCTCCAGGCCGACCTGCACGAGCTGGTCATCACCCCGCGCGACACGGCGCTGGTGATGGCCTACAACACCGTGCAGCTCGACCGGCCGGTGGTCGAGGGCGTGATCCAGGAGATCGACATCGCCAGCGGCCGGGTGCTGTTCGAGTGGCACAGCCTCGACCACGTCGGGCTCGACGAGTCGAACGTCCCCGCGCCCGAGGGCAAGCCCTACGACTACGTCCACCTGAACTCGATCCAGGAGACCGCCGAGGGTGACCTGCTCGTCTCGGCGCGGCACACCAGCGCGCTCTACCTCGTCGACCGCGAGACCGGCGCCGTGCAGTGGCGGCTCGGCGGCAAGCGCAGCGACTTCCAGGTCGCCCCGGACGCCGCGTTCGCCTGGCAGCACGACGCGCGCCGGCAGCCCGACGGCACGCTCACCCTGTTCGACAACGCCTCCGACCGGCCGGGCCCTGCCTCGCGGGCCCTGGTGCTCGGTGTTGACCAGCAGGCGCGCAAGGTTTCGCTGGTCAAGGCGTTCCCGCACCCGAAGGGAACCACCAGCGTCAGCCAGTCCAGCCACCAGGTCCTGCCCGGCGGCAACCACTTCGTCGGCTGGGGCTCGCAGGCGAACTTCACCGAGTTCGACGCCGAGGGCAACGTCGTCATGCACGGCGAGTTCGGCGACGGCATGCCGTCCTACCGTGCGTTCCGGCTGCCGTGGGTGGGCGCGCCCTCGGAGCCGCCGGTGGCGGCGTTGCAGCCGGGTGCCGACGGCGCGCCGACGGTCTACGCGAGCTGGAACGGCGCCACCGAGGTCCGCGGCTGGCGCGTCCTGGCCGGACCGGCCGCCGATCAGCTTCGCCCGGTGGCCGACGTGGCGCGCAGCGGCTTCGAGACCGCCGCCGCCCTGCCCGCTCCGGAGGCGTTCGCCGCGGTCGAGGCCCTCGACGCGGGCGGCAACGTCATCGGCCGCTCCGCTCCGGTTCAGGCTCCGGCCGCGGTTCCGGCGTTCGCGGGCTGA
- a CDS encoding SACE_7040 family transcriptional regulator: MEAKQSRREQILEAAAELFARYGFHGVGIDDIGAAVGISGPALYRHFRSKDGMLAEMLTGISDRLLHGGQGRVAAAADPRAALDELVRWHVEFALTNPALITVHMRDLDSLAEADRRKVRELQRGYVEVWVEVLRRVRTDLDEPTARAAAHAVLGLINSTPYSAHLGTGSMSDLLHRMALNALSAPAAVPGG; this comes from the coding sequence ATGGAGGCAAAGCAGTCCCGGCGCGAGCAGATCCTGGAAGCCGCCGCGGAGCTGTTCGCCCGCTACGGCTTCCACGGCGTGGGCATCGACGACATCGGAGCCGCCGTCGGCATCTCCGGCCCCGCGCTGTACCGGCACTTCCGCAGCAAGGACGGGATGCTCGCCGAGATGCTCACCGGCATCAGCGACCGGCTGCTGCACGGCGGCCAGGGCCGGGTCGCCGCGGCGGCCGACCCGCGCGCCGCGCTCGACGAGCTGGTGCGCTGGCACGTCGAGTTCGCGCTGACCAACCCGGCGCTGATCACCGTGCACATGCGCGACCTCGACAGCCTCGCCGAGGCCGACCGCCGCAAGGTGCGCGAGCTGCAGCGCGGCTACGTCGAGGTCTGGGTGGAGGTGCTGCGCCGGGTGCGGACCGACCTCGACGAGCCCACCGCCCGCGCGGCGGCGCACGCGGTGCTCGGGCTCATCAACTCCACGCCCTACAGCGCCCACCTGGGCACCGGGTCGATGTCCGACCTCCTGCACCGCATGGCGCTCAACGCCCTCTCCGCGCCCGCGGCGGTTCCGGGCGGCTGA
- the ctaD gene encoding aa3-type cytochrome oxidase subunit I gives MATVQARPTAVPTRASGRARPLKGKRLVPWLHTTDPKQIGLLYLITAFGFFIAGGAMALLIRGELASPGLQFLSQEQYNQLFTMHGTVMLLLFATPIVFGFANVILPLQIGAPDVAFPRLNAFSYWLFLFGGLIVMSGFLMPGGAADFGWTAYTPLSTLNVGYGGDLWITGLIVSGLGTILGAVNMITTVVCMRCPGMTMWRMPIFTWNVFATSLLVLMAFPILTAALFGLLVDRHLGGHVFDPANGGAILYQHLFWFFGHPEVYIVALPFFGIITEIIPVFSRKPLFGYTGLVFATLLIMGLSVIVWAHHMFATGAVLLPFFSFATFLIAVPTGIKFFNWIGTMWKGQVTFESPMLFAVGFLVTFLLGGLTGILLASPPLDFHITDTYFVVAHFHYVLFGTIVFAVFGGVYFWFPKMTGRMMDDQLGKLHFWLTFVGFHMTFLVQHWLGDEGMPRRYADYLESDGFTALNMVSTIGAFILGASMLPFLWNVFKSYRFGEVADVDDPWGHGNSLEWATSCPPPRHNFTDLPRIRSIRPAFELHYPHMAERLESEAHATLSIRGSKSSS, from the coding sequence ATGGCCACGGTCCAAGCGCGCCCCACGGCGGTGCCGACGCGGGCGTCCGGCCGAGCACGCCCGCTCAAGGGCAAGCGGCTGGTGCCGTGGCTGCACACCACCGACCCCAAGCAGATCGGGCTGCTCTACCTGATCACCGCGTTCGGGTTCTTCATCGCGGGCGGCGCGATGGCGCTGCTGATCCGCGGCGAGCTCGCCTCGCCCGGCCTGCAGTTCCTGTCCCAGGAGCAGTACAACCAGCTCTTCACGATGCACGGCACCGTGATGCTGCTGCTGTTCGCGACGCCGATCGTCTTCGGCTTCGCCAACGTCATCCTGCCGTTGCAGATCGGCGCGCCCGACGTCGCGTTCCCCCGCCTCAACGCCTTCTCGTACTGGCTGTTCCTGTTCGGCGGGCTGATCGTGATGAGCGGCTTCCTGATGCCCGGCGGCGCGGCCGACTTCGGCTGGACGGCCTACACCCCGCTGTCGACCCTCAACGTCGGCTACGGCGGTGACCTGTGGATCACCGGCCTGATCGTCAGCGGTCTGGGCACCATCCTCGGCGCGGTCAACATGATCACGACCGTGGTGTGCATGCGCTGCCCCGGCATGACGATGTGGCGGATGCCGATCTTCACCTGGAACGTCTTCGCCACCAGCCTGCTGGTGCTGATGGCGTTCCCGATCCTGACCGCCGCGCTGTTCGGCCTGCTGGTCGACCGCCACCTGGGCGGGCACGTCTTCGACCCGGCCAACGGCGGCGCCATCCTCTACCAGCACCTGTTCTGGTTCTTCGGGCATCCCGAGGTCTACATCGTGGCGCTGCCGTTCTTCGGCATCATCACCGAGATCATCCCGGTGTTCAGCCGCAAGCCGCTGTTCGGCTACACCGGGCTGGTGTTCGCCACGCTGCTGATCATGGGCCTGTCGGTGATCGTGTGGGCGCACCACATGTTCGCCACCGGCGCGGTGCTGCTGCCGTTCTTCTCCTTCGCCACGTTCCTGATCGCGGTGCCGACGGGCATCAAGTTCTTCAACTGGATCGGGACGATGTGGAAGGGCCAGGTCACGTTCGAGTCGCCGATGCTGTTCGCGGTCGGGTTCCTGGTGACGTTCCTGCTCGGCGGGCTGACGGGCATCCTGCTGGCCTCGCCGCCGCTGGACTTCCACATCACCGACACCTACTTCGTCGTCGCGCACTTCCACTACGTGCTGTTCGGAACGATCGTGTTCGCGGTGTTCGGCGGGGTCTACTTCTGGTTCCCGAAGATGACCGGCCGGATGATGGACGACCAGCTGGGCAAGCTGCACTTCTGGCTCACGTTCGTGGGCTTCCACATGACGTTCCTGGTGCAGCACTGGCTGGGCGACGAGGGCATGCCGCGCCGGTACGCCGACTACCTCGAGTCCGACGGGTTCACCGCGCTGAACATGGTCTCGACGATCGGCGCCTTCATCCTCGGCGCGTCGATGCTGCCGTTCCTGTGGAACGTGTTCAAGAGCTACCGCTTCGGCGAGGTGGCCGACGTCGACGACCCGTGGGGCCACGGCAACTCGCTGGAGTGGGCGACCTCCTGCCCGCCGCCGCGGCACAACTTCACGGACCTGCCGCGCATCCGCTCGATCCGGCCCGCGTTCGAGCTGCACTACCCGCACATGGCCGAGCGGCTGGAGTCCGAGGCGCACGCGACGCTGTCCATTCGGGGCAGCAAGTCGTCTTCGTGA
- a CDS encoding MFS transporter, whose protein sequence is MPIALLALAIAAFGIGTTEFVMMGLLPDVASNLHVSISDAGGYISLYAIGVVVGAPLLTIAGMRARRKTMLNSMLVLFTIGNLLSALAPTHGLLLAARFVAGLPHGAFFGIGAVVAASLVATDKRGQAISMMFIGLTVANIVGVPLGTLLGQAMGWRWTFGLVAVIGLVALAAVVTLVPQQPKPTDVSVRGELKAFRRPQVWLAFAIVVFGFAATFSFYTYIKPVLTDISGYTPTAVTLLLALFGVGMTVGTAVGGRLADRAPMRTLYVFLTLLAVALTAFVFASHSAVLAAVNVFLIGAFGFAAIPSIQARILDQAKEAPALGSASIQSTFNIANSLGAYLGGLVLAGGFGLTSPSWVGALLALVGLGFAVVSGQLDRRSRTAQPARATERAEPVAMSEVSG, encoded by the coding sequence TTGCCCATTGCCCTGCTGGCACTGGCCATCGCTGCTTTCGGCATCGGAACGACCGAGTTCGTCATGATGGGGCTGCTGCCCGACGTGGCGTCGAACCTGCACGTGTCGATCTCCGACGCGGGCGGCTACATCTCCCTGTACGCGATCGGCGTCGTCGTCGGCGCACCTCTGCTGACCATCGCGGGCATGCGGGCGCGGCGCAAGACGATGCTGAACAGCATGTTGGTGCTGTTCACCATCGGCAACCTGCTCTCCGCACTCGCGCCCACCCACGGGCTGCTGCTGGCGGCCCGCTTCGTGGCCGGCCTGCCGCACGGCGCCTTCTTCGGCATCGGCGCCGTGGTCGCCGCGAGCCTGGTGGCTACCGACAAGCGGGGCCAGGCCATCTCGATGATGTTCATCGGGCTCACCGTGGCCAACATCGTCGGCGTCCCGCTGGGCACCCTGCTCGGCCAGGCCATGGGCTGGCGCTGGACGTTCGGCCTGGTCGCGGTGATCGGGCTGGTGGCGCTGGCGGCCGTGGTCACCCTGGTGCCGCAGCAGCCCAAGCCGACCGACGTTAGCGTGCGCGGCGAGCTCAAGGCGTTCCGCCGCCCGCAGGTGTGGCTGGCCTTCGCCATCGTGGTGTTCGGCTTCGCCGCGACGTTCTCCTTCTACACCTACATCAAGCCGGTCCTCACCGACATCAGCGGTTACACCCCCACCGCGGTCACCCTGCTGCTGGCGCTGTTCGGCGTGGGCATGACCGTCGGCACCGCCGTCGGCGGCCGGCTGGCCGACCGCGCTCCGATGCGGACGCTGTACGTGTTCCTCACCCTGCTCGCGGTCGCGCTGACGGCGTTCGTGTTCGCCTCGCACAGCGCGGTCCTGGCGGCGGTGAACGTGTTCCTGATCGGCGCGTTCGGCTTCGCCGCGATCCCCAGCATCCAGGCCAGGATCCTGGACCAGGCCAAGGAGGCCCCGGCGCTGGGCTCGGCGAGCATCCAGTCGACGTTCAACATCGCGAACTCGCTGGGCGCCTACCTGGGCGGCCTGGTCCTCGCGGGCGGCTTCGGACTCACCTCTCCGAGCTGGGTCGGCGCCCTTCTGGCCCTGGTCGGCCTGGGCTTCGCGGTGGTTTCCGGGCAGCTGGACCGCAGGTCGCGCACCGCGCAGCCGGCCCGCGCCACCGAGCGCGCCGAGCCGGTCGCGATGAGCGAGGTGTCCGGCTAG
- a CDS encoding carboxyl transferase domain-containing protein, with product MDAPVLTTAVDPASESYARYTEHHGKLVADLDAELDRARLGGPEKSRLRHVERGKLLPRDRVDALLDRGSPFLELSTLAAHGLYDDEAPSAGIITGIGRVSGRECVVVANDATVKGGTYYPMTVKKHLRAQEVALHNNLPCIYLVDSGGAFLPRQDEVFPDREHFGRIFYNQATMSARGIAQIAAVLGSCTAGGAYVPAMSDEAVIVREQGTIFLGGPPLVKAATGAEVTAEELGGGELHSHTSGVTDHLAADDPDALRIVRSIVSTLGPRAARPWDVAPVEEPVVDPGELYGVVPTDSRTPYDVREVIARVVDGSRFAEFKRDYGPTLVTGFARIHGHPVGIIANNGILFSESAMKGAHFIELCDKRSIPLVFLQNISGFMVGKEYEAGGIAKHGAKMVTAVACARVPKFTVVIGGSFGAGNYSMCGRAYSPRFLWMWPNARISVMGGEQAASVLATVRRDQYEARGQEWTAEDEESFKQPIRDQYENQGHPYYSTARLWDDGVIDPMQTRTVLGLALSAAANAPLEPVGYGVFRM from the coding sequence ATGGATGCGCCCGTCCTCACCACGGCCGTGGACCCGGCCTCGGAGTCCTACGCGCGCTACACCGAGCACCACGGCAAGCTCGTCGCCGACCTCGACGCCGAGCTCGACCGCGCCCGCCTCGGTGGGCCGGAGAAGTCCCGCCTGCGCCACGTCGAGCGCGGCAAGCTGCTCCCCCGCGACCGGGTGGACGCGCTGCTCGACCGCGGCTCGCCGTTCCTGGAGCTGTCCACGCTGGCCGCGCACGGCCTCTACGACGACGAGGCGCCCTCGGCCGGGATCATCACCGGCATCGGCCGAGTTTCGGGCCGCGAGTGCGTCGTGGTCGCCAACGACGCGACCGTCAAGGGCGGCACCTACTACCCGATGACGGTCAAGAAGCACCTGCGCGCCCAGGAGGTGGCGCTGCACAACAACCTGCCGTGCATCTACCTGGTCGACTCCGGCGGCGCCTTCCTGCCCAGGCAGGACGAGGTGTTCCCGGACCGCGAGCACTTCGGGCGGATCTTCTACAACCAGGCGACCATGTCCGCGCGCGGCATCGCGCAGATCGCCGCCGTGCTCGGCTCGTGCACCGCGGGCGGCGCGTACGTGCCCGCGATGAGCGACGAGGCCGTGATCGTGCGCGAGCAGGGCACCATCTTCCTCGGCGGCCCGCCGCTGGTGAAGGCCGCCACCGGCGCCGAGGTGACCGCCGAGGAGCTCGGAGGCGGTGAGCTGCACTCCCACACCTCCGGCGTCACCGACCACCTCGCCGCCGACGACCCGGACGCGCTGCGCATCGTCCGGTCGATCGTGAGCACCCTCGGCCCGCGCGCGGCCCGCCCGTGGGACGTCGCCCCGGTGGAGGAGCCGGTGGTCGACCCCGGCGAGCTCTACGGCGTCGTGCCCACCGACAGCCGCACCCCCTACGACGTGCGCGAGGTCATCGCCCGCGTCGTCGACGGGAGCCGGTTCGCCGAGTTCAAGCGCGACTACGGCCCGACCCTGGTCACCGGCTTCGCGCGCATCCACGGGCATCCCGTGGGCATCATCGCCAACAACGGCATCCTGTTCAGCGAGTCCGCGATGAAGGGCGCGCACTTCATCGAGCTGTGCGACAAGCGCTCGATCCCGCTGGTGTTCCTGCAGAACATCTCCGGCTTCATGGTCGGCAAGGAGTACGAGGCGGGCGGCATCGCCAAGCACGGCGCGAAGATGGTCACCGCGGTGGCCTGCGCCCGGGTCCCGAAGTTCACCGTGGTCATCGGCGGCTCGTTCGGGGCGGGCAACTACTCGATGTGCGGGCGGGCCTACTCGCCCCGGTTCCTGTGGATGTGGCCCAACGCCCGGATCTCGGTCATGGGCGGCGAGCAGGCGGCCTCGGTGCTGGCCACCGTCCGCCGCGACCAGTACGAGGCGCGCGGACAGGAGTGGACGGCCGAGGACGAGGAGTCGTTCAAGCAGCCCATCCGCGACCAGTACGAGAACCAGGGCCACCCGTACTACTCGACCGCCCGGCTGTGGGACGACGGCGTGATCGACCCCATGCAGACCCGCACCGTGCTCGGCCTGGCGCTCTCAGCAGCTGCCAACGCGCCGCTGGAGCCGGTCGGCTACGGCGTCTTCCGGATGTGA
- a CDS encoding ABC transporter permease, with protein MSSFVRDTATVFTREFAPAWREPLAMVFGMAQPLLFLFLFGPLLGGTAAGGESTWQWFVPGVLIMMCLFGPMMAGYNLLVELGSGSMERMLVTPLNRSAMLVGRTLKEFLLLVVQAVLIIAVALPMGFRLHVLGVLAGLALLALFAVGLGALSFVLAIVSHPSGELFYMVTQVLLFPVLLLSGVLLPMDFGPGWLQAASRLNPVAHIVEAERALFDGRFAEMPVLYGVVAAGLIAWIGMWLGNRAMRRGV; from the coding sequence ATGAGCAGCTTCGTCCGCGACACCGCCACGGTGTTCACCCGGGAGTTCGCACCCGCCTGGCGGGAACCGCTGGCCATGGTGTTCGGCATGGCCCAGCCGCTGCTGTTCCTGTTCCTGTTCGGACCGCTGCTCGGCGGGACCGCCGCGGGCGGTGAGTCGACGTGGCAGTGGTTCGTGCCCGGCGTGCTGATCATGATGTGCCTGTTCGGGCCGATGATGGCCGGCTACAACCTGCTGGTCGAGCTGGGCAGCGGCTCGATGGAGCGGATGCTCGTCACGCCGCTGAACCGCAGCGCGATGCTGGTGGGCCGGACGCTCAAGGAGTTCCTGCTGCTGGTCGTGCAGGCCGTGCTGATCATCGCGGTGGCGTTGCCGATGGGGTTCCGGCTGCACGTGCTCGGCGTGCTGGCGGGCCTGGCGCTGCTGGCGCTGTTCGCGGTCGGGCTCGGCGCGCTGTCGTTCGTGCTGGCGATCGTGTCGCACCCCAGCGGCGAGCTGTTCTACATGGTGACGCAGGTGCTGCTGTTCCCGGTGTTGCTGCTGTCGGGGGTGCTGCTGCCGATGGACTTCGGTCCGGGGTGGCTGCAGGCCGCCTCGAGGCTGAACCCGGTCGCCCACATCGTCGAGGCGGAGCGGGCGCTGTTCGACGGGCGCTTCGCGGAGATGCCGGTGCTCTACGGCGTCGTCGCGGCCGGGCTCATCGCCTGGATCGGGATGTGGCTGGGGAACCGGGCGATGCGCCGCGGCGTGTAG